One Ricinus communis isolate WT05 ecotype wild-type chromosome 7, ASM1957865v1, whole genome shotgun sequence genomic region harbors:
- the LOC8261756 gene encoding G-type lectin S-receptor-like serine/threonine-protein kinase LECRK4 has protein sequence MAKTFILLFVFLVSLTKAQPRNVTRGSILYTNSTPNFWPTYSGLFAFGFYPSGNGFRVGIWLSGNPKITVVWTAQRNDPPVLPGAALIFSSDGRLLLRSSTGEVNIAVTGDQRALVASIYNSGNLVLYDSSSEIIWESFDHPTNTLLVKQVLARYNYLYSSKSDTDDSVGNFKLAMQGDGNLVAYPMRSLQEGKYAYWSSFTTRPGNNVSLSLDVDGRLYLKNLTGFPIKNLTEGGLLVNDANILYRATFDIDGILRLYQHHLGINGSFNSTRLWSAITEDERCSVKGTCGPNSYCAINGRDIACLCPPEFDFLDPNQPSKGCKLSSSAGSGCFADADRANGNFSISVLDNTAWEREEYDVLTAVSEEGCQEGCLEDCYCEVAMFWDQMCFKMKLPLHFGRENSKSVRKSFVKIRNGSLPVDPQPDTILITKKSGKELVIAGMVLIAFSLIVFVSSGFVICAHKIWRYKINTGQACHDQSIAEDINLRSFSYDQLVAATDDFRDEIGKGASGKVYKGSLGENGGGKEIAVKRLEKMVEDGEREFRNEMKIIGRTHHKNLVHLIGFCSEGSNRLLVYEFMKNGSLENLLFNTQNRPSWKERMRIVLDIAKGLHYLHEECETKIIHCDIKPHNVLMDESHSAKISDFGLSKLLKPDQTRTYTIPRGTRGYGAPEWHKNNTPITTKADVYSFGILLLETICCRKNFDLTAPSEAIILMDWVYRCYEDGELGNVVGDQAELDLGELEKMVKIGLWCVQTEVNSRPTMKEVILMMEGTIVTASPPPVSSINA, from the coding sequence ATGGCAAAAACATTTATCCTCCTTTTCGTTTTCCTTGTCTCTTTGACAAAAGCTCAACCAAGAAACGTAACAAGAGGTTCCATTCTTTACACCAACAGCACCCCAAATTTCTGGCCTACTTATTCTGGTCTGTTTGCATTTGGATTTTACCCTAGTGGAAATGGCTTTAGAGTTGGTATTTGGCTTTCTGGAAACCCAAAAATTACAGTAGTCTGGACTGCACAAAGAAATGACCCCCCAGTATTACCAGGAGCAGCTCTGATATTTTCCTCTGATGGGAGGCTTCTTCTTCGTAGCTCTACCGGAGAAGTCAACATAGCTGTTACTGGTGACCAAAGGGCACTAGTTGcttcaatatataattcagGAAATTTGGTGCTATACGACTCTAGCTCAGAAATCATTTGGGAGAGTTTTGATCATCCTACCAATACCCTTTTGGTTAAACAAGTACTAGCTCGTTACAATTATCTATACTCGAGCAAATCTGACACCGATGATTCTGTTGGAAATTTTAAGCTGGCTATGCAAGGAGATGGAAATCTTGTTGCTTATCCAATGAGAAGTCTGCAAGAAGGCAAATATGCTTATTGGTCGTCCTTCACTACGCGACCAGGAAATAACGTATCCTTATCTTTAGATGTCGATGGCCGGTTGTATCTTAAGAACTTGACAGGGTTCCCCATCAAGAACTTAACTGAAGGTGGACTGCTAGTCAATGATGCTAACATCTTGTATCGAGCTACGTTCGATATAGATGGGATTTTGAGGCTTTATCAGCATCATCTAGGGATTAACGGCAGCTTCAATTCAACCAGATTGTGGTCAGCGATAACCGAGGATGAACGTTGTAGTGTGAAAGGAACTTGCGGACCGAACAGCTATTGTGCCATTAATGGTCGAGATATTGCTTGTCTGTGTCCTCctgaatttgattttcttgatcCCAATCAGCCCAGTAAAGGCTGTAAATTGAGCTCCAGCGCTGGAAGTGGTTGTTTCGCCGACGCTGATAGAGCTAATGGAAATTTTAGCATCTCTGTTCTTGATAACACCGCATGGGAGAGAGAAGAGTACGACGTTTTGACGGCAGTGAGTGAAGAAGGCTGTCAAGAAGGTTGTTTGGAGGATTGTTATTGTGAGGTAGCTATGTTCTGGGATCAAATGTGCTTTAAAATGAAGCTTCCGTTGCATTTTGGCAGAGAAAATAGTAAGAGCGTGAGAAAATCTTTTGTAAAGATTAGAAATGGAAGCTTGCCTGTTGACCCCCAACCGGATACCATTTTGATCACAAAGAAGTCCGGCAAGGAACTTGTAATTGCTGGAATGGTCCTGATAGCCTTTTCTTTGATAGTTTTCGTTTCATCCGGCTTTGTTATATGTGCACATAAAATCTGGAGGTACAAGATCAACACAGGGCAAGCTTGTCATGATCAAAGCATTGCTGAAGATATCAATTTGAGATCATTCAGCTATGATCAACTCGTGGCAGCCACGGATGATTTTAGAGATGAGATTGGTAAAGGGGCATCAGGGAAAGTCTACAAAGGCTCATTAGGAGAGAATGGTGGTGGGAAAGAAATAGCAGTGAAGAGACTAGAGAAGATGGTGGAAGACGGAGAGAGGGAGTTCCGAAACGAAATGAAGATAATCGGAAGAACCCACCACAAGAACTTGGTGCATTTGATTGGATTTTGCAGCGAAGGGTCAAACAGGCTTCTTGTGTATGAGTTCATGAAAAATGGTTCACTAGAGAACCTGCTTTTCAACACTCAGAATCGTCCCAGTTGGAAAGAAAGAATGAGGATAGTTCTGGACATAGCAAAAGGACTACACTATCTACACGAAGAATGCGAGACAAAGATCATCCATTGCGACATTAAGCCTCATAATGTCCTAATGGATGAATCTCACTCTGCAAAAATATCAGATTTTGGATTATCCAAGCTGTTAAAGCCAGACCAAACAAGAACATACACAATACCAAGAGGCACAAGAGGATATGGAGCTCCTGAATGGCATAAAAATAACACTCCTATTACAACAAAAGCAGATGTCTACAGCTTCGGAATTCTGTTACTTGAAACTATCTGTTGCAGGAAGAACTTTGATTTAACAGCTCCAAGTGAAGCAATAATACTGATGGATTGGGTATATCGATGCTATGAAGATGGAGAGCTTGGAAACGTGGTGGGTGACCAAGCTGAGCTAGACCTTGGAGAACTGGAGAAAATGGTAAAGATTGGATTGTGGTGTGTGCAAACAGAAGTAAATTCAAGGCCAACAATGAAGGAAGTGATCTTAATGATGGAAGGGACCATAGTGACAGCATCTCCTCCTCCAGTTTCTTCTATAAATGCTTGA